Proteins encoded within one genomic window of Gloeobacter kilaueensis JS1:
- a CDS encoding acetyl ornithine aminotransferase family protein: MLSLSTDRSLPRVPRLTTALPGPRARTVIERDRAVTSPSYTRGYPLVAARGEGCMLEDVDGNVFLDLTAGIAVTATGHAHPQVVQAIQEQAARLLHMSGTDFYYEPMADLAESLAARAPFPVVAGAPRARVFFSNSGAESNEGALKLARYYTGRQQVVAFLGAFHGRTFGAMSLTGSKAVQRKGFGPLVPGISHIPYGTHAALDHLEQRLFATVLPPEEVAAIVVEPIQGEGGYIVPEDGFHARIRQICDRHGILMVVDEVQAGMGRTGRLFAIEHWGVEPDIITLAKGIASGLPLGAILARPHLMSWPPGSHATTFGGNPVACAAANATLVLLEAGLIENAQRMGSLLQAGLAELAVRFARISPPRGKGLMVAVDLLDKNGQPDRELRDHLVDCAFYKGLLLLGCGKAAIRFCPPLVIDADQIRTALDLLRQLAEEVF; this comes from the coding sequence ATGCTCAGTCTGTCTACCGACCGTTCCCTGCCCCGTGTGCCCAGACTCACCACGGCGCTGCCTGGCCCCCGCGCTCGGACGGTGATCGAGCGCGACAGGGCTGTTACCTCGCCCTCCTACACCCGTGGCTACCCGCTGGTGGCCGCCCGTGGCGAGGGCTGTATGCTCGAAGATGTCGATGGCAATGTCTTTTTAGACCTGACAGCCGGTATCGCCGTCACCGCCACCGGCCACGCCCACCCGCAGGTGGTGCAGGCAATCCAGGAGCAGGCGGCCCGACTGCTCCATATGTCGGGAACGGACTTTTATTATGAACCGATGGCGGATCTGGCCGAGAGCCTGGCAGCGCGCGCGCCGTTTCCAGTGGTGGCCGGTGCTCCCCGCGCCCGCGTCTTTTTTAGCAACTCTGGAGCGGAGTCCAACGAAGGAGCGCTCAAGCTGGCCCGCTACTACACCGGTCGGCAGCAGGTGGTCGCCTTTTTGGGTGCCTTTCATGGCCGTACCTTTGGGGCGATGTCGCTGACCGGCTCCAAGGCTGTTCAGCGCAAAGGTTTTGGCCCGCTGGTGCCGGGGATCAGCCATATACCCTACGGCACCCACGCCGCCCTCGACCACCTCGAACAGCGCCTGTTTGCGACGGTGCTGCCCCCGGAGGAGGTGGCGGCGATCGTCGTCGAACCGATTCAGGGCGAAGGCGGCTATATCGTGCCGGAGGACGGCTTCCACGCCCGCATCCGTCAGATCTGCGATCGCCACGGCATCTTGATGGTGGTCGATGAAGTGCAGGCCGGTATGGGCCGCACCGGTCGCCTGTTTGCCATCGAGCACTGGGGCGTCGAACCTGACATCATTACCCTCGCCAAGGGGATCGCGAGCGGTCTGCCTCTGGGGGCGATTCTTGCCCGACCGCACCTGATGAGCTGGCCGCCCGGTTCTCACGCCACCACCTTCGGCGGTAACCCGGTGGCCTGTGCGGCTGCCAACGCTACCCTCGTTCTGCTCGAAGCGGGGCTCATCGAGAATGCCCAGCGCATGGGCAGCCTGTTGCAGGCGGGACTCGCCGAACTGGCGGTGCGCTTTGCCCGCATTTCGCCCCCGCGCGGCAAAGGTCTGATGGTCGCCGTCGATCTGCTCGATAAGAACGGTCAACCCGACCGCGAGCTGCGCGATCACCTCGTCGATTGCGCCTTTTATAAGGGGCTGTTGCTTCTGGGCTGCGGCAAGGCGGCGATTCGCTTCTGCCCGCCTCTGGTCATCGATGCCGACCAGATCCGCACTGCCCTCGACCTGTTGCGCCAGCTGGCCGAGGAGGTTTTCTGA
- a CDS encoding AAA family ATPase: protein MLTRLKVSGFKNLVDVDIRFGSFTCIAGANGVGKSNLFDAILFLSALTDRPLIDAALSVREEGGRSADLRSLFHRFGGSHYTNEMCFVAEMIVPREGQDDLGQTGKASITFLQYSLNLAYRTDSALRSLGSLEITKEELTHITLGDASKHLLFPHSAKLWRRSVITGKRHSPYFISTEGEGDYRVIKLHQDGGSSGRPLSRSAINLPRTVLSVTNAAESPTALLARREMQSWRLLQLEPSALRKPDEFTAPQGLGADGSHLPATLYRLAQTQQDSNTDPRIQEASIYARVANRLSELIDDVRNVTIDRDEKRELLSLLVSGKDQIPYAARALSDGTLRFLALAVLELDSEAQGVLCLEEPENGIHPERIPAILRLLKDIAVDVDETMDENNSLRQVIINTHSPAVVAQVPDDSLVVAELKESMKDGFRFRRASFSCLENTWRARAGMPTVARGKLLSYLNPIQSDEAIRGTESRGNGKTKTRRVIDRPDLQLLLPIPNAEV, encoded by the coding sequence ATGTTGACGCGGCTCAAAGTATCGGGTTTTAAAAATTTAGTTGATGTAGATATTCGCTTTGGATCATTCACCTGTATCGCAGGGGCAAATGGAGTTGGAAAATCCAATTTGTTCGATGCTATTTTGTTTCTCTCTGCTTTGACAGATCGTCCCTTGATTGACGCGGCGCTTTCTGTTCGAGAAGAAGGAGGTCGTTCAGCAGATCTGCGCAGCTTATTCCATAGATTTGGTGGTTCACATTACACCAATGAAATGTGTTTCGTTGCCGAGATGATCGTTCCACGCGAAGGTCAGGACGATCTAGGCCAAACTGGTAAAGCAAGTATCACCTTTCTACAATATTCTCTTAATTTAGCCTACAGAACAGATAGTGCTTTGCGTTCACTGGGCTCTCTTGAGATCACCAAAGAAGAACTAACGCACATCACACTTGGCGATGCTTCAAAGCACTTGCTCTTCCCTCATAGCGCCAAACTCTGGCGGCGCTCCGTCATCACTGGTAAACGCCATAGTCCTTATTTTATATCTACAGAAGGAGAAGGCGATTATCGGGTGATCAAGTTACACCAAGACGGCGGCAGTAGTGGTAGACCTCTGTCTCGTTCCGCTATCAACTTGCCCAGGACAGTCCTTTCAGTGACGAATGCAGCCGAAAGTCCAACAGCACTTCTTGCTCGAAGAGAAATGCAGTCCTGGCGATTATTACAGCTTGAACCAAGCGCGCTGCGTAAGCCAGACGAGTTCACTGCCCCTCAGGGACTGGGCGCAGATGGTTCTCATCTACCAGCAACCCTTTACCGCCTGGCACAAACACAGCAAGATTCAAACACTGATCCTCGAATCCAAGAAGCAAGCATTTATGCCAGAGTGGCTAATCGTCTATCTGAACTCATCGACGATGTCCGTAACGTTACTATCGATCGAGATGAAAAACGCGAACTACTTTCTCTGCTCGTCTCTGGCAAGGATCAGATTCCCTATGCAGCGCGGGCTTTGTCGGATGGAACCCTACGCTTTCTTGCACTAGCAGTACTGGAACTGGACTCAGAGGCCCAGGGGGTTCTCTGCCTCGAAGAACCGGAGAACGGCATTCATCCGGAGCGGATTCCTGCCATACTCAGGTTACTAAAGGACATCGCTGTGGATGTTGATGAAACAATGGATGAGAACAATTCTCTCCGGCAGGTGATCATCAATACTCATTCTCCTGCAGTTGTTGCTCAGGTTCCTGACGATAGCCTGGTAGTTGCGGAGCTCAAGGAATCGATGAAAGACGGTTTTCGTTTTCGGCGTGCAAGTTTCAGTTGCCTGGAGAACACTTGGCGAGCACGAGCCGGTATGCCGACTGTTGCCAGGGGAAAACTTCTGTCATATCTGAATCCCATCCAATCTGACGAGGCAATAAGAGGCACTGAAAGTCGAGGAAACGGTAAGACCAAAACGCGAAGAGTGATAGATAGACCAGACTTACAATTGCTGTTACCAATTCCTAATGCAGAAGTATGA
- the psbA gene encoding photosystem II q(b) protein, which produces MSATITQRSRQSPWESFADWITSTNNRFYIGWFGVLMIPTLLTATICFIIAFIAAPPVDMDGIREPISGSLLYGNNLITANVISSSNAIGLHFYPVWEAASMDEWLYNGGPYQLIVFHFLIGIFAYLGRQWEFSYRLGLRPWICIAYSAPVSAATAVFLIYPIGQGSFSDGMALGISGTFNFMFIFQAEHNILNHPLHMLGVAGVFGGSLFCAMHGSLVTSSIVKATTYEESQNYGYKFGQEEETYNIVAAHGYFGRLIFQYASFTNSRSLHFFLAAWPVIGIWCTSLGISVMAFNLNGFNFNSSIIDTQGRPIYTWADVVNRASLGIEVMHERNAHNFPLDLAGRAGAPLAFSPLAHLPS; this is translated from the coding sequence ATGAGTGCGACAATCACCCAGCGCTCCCGACAAAGTCCCTGGGAGAGTTTTGCCGACTGGATCACCTCGACCAACAACCGCTTCTACATCGGTTGGTTCGGTGTGCTGATGATCCCGACGCTGCTGACGGCGACGATCTGCTTCATCATCGCCTTTATCGCCGCCCCGCCGGTGGACATGGACGGTATTCGCGAGCCGATCAGTGGCTCTTTGCTCTACGGCAACAACTTGATCACCGCCAACGTCATCTCCAGTTCCAACGCCATCGGCCTGCACTTTTATCCCGTCTGGGAGGCGGCCTCGATGGACGAATGGCTCTACAACGGCGGGCCTTACCAGTTGATCGTGTTTCATTTTCTCATCGGGATCTTTGCGTACCTGGGCAGGCAGTGGGAGTTTTCGTATCGCCTGGGCCTGCGCCCCTGGATCTGCATCGCCTACAGCGCGCCGGTCTCAGCAGCCACCGCCGTCTTTTTGATCTATCCGATTGGCCAGGGGTCCTTTAGCGACGGCATGGCCCTGGGCATCTCGGGCACCTTTAACTTCATGTTCATCTTCCAGGCGGAGCACAACATCCTCAACCATCCCCTGCACATGCTCGGAGTAGCAGGCGTGTTCGGCGGTTCGCTCTTCTGTGCGATGCACGGTTCTCTTGTCACCTCGTCGATCGTCAAGGCGACCACCTACGAGGAATCGCAGAACTACGGCTACAAGTTCGGCCAGGAAGAGGAGACCTACAACATCGTCGCCGCCCACGGCTACTTTGGTCGCCTGATCTTTCAGTACGCCAGCTTTACCAACAGCCGTTCGCTGCACTTTTTCCTGGCCGCCTGGCCGGTCATCGGCATCTGGTGTACCTCGCTGGGCATCAGCGTCATGGCCTTCAACCTCAACGGCTTCAACTTCAATTCGAGCATCATCGACACCCAGGGGCGGCCCATCTACACCTGGGCCGATGTCGTCAACCGCGCCAGCCTCGGCATCGAGGTGATGCATGAGCGCAACGCCCACAACTTCCCGCTCGATCTAGCAGGCCGCGCGGGGGCACCGCTTGCCTTCAGCCCGCTCGCTCACCTGCCTTCCTGA
- a CDS encoding TerB family tellurite resistance protein: MNNAAIAFRLLVAAAWSDGQLHPSEALLLAQYLPRLNLPFEEQQHLLEYLQIRPAVDTAQIWLQEVQAARLDPTESRELTESLKLIVYVDGRLAPEEAQLLAQLSHALEASEPPSLLARLKLWLKRLTGRPD, encoded by the coding sequence GTGAACAACGCCGCTATCGCCTTTCGTCTACTGGTCGCCGCCGCCTGGTCCGACGGACAGTTGCATCCGTCCGAAGCGCTGCTGCTGGCCCAGTACCTGCCCCGCTTAAACCTGCCTTTCGAGGAACAACAACACCTGCTCGAATACCTGCAGATCCGCCCCGCCGTCGATACGGCACAAATCTGGCTACAGGAAGTGCAGGCGGCCCGGCTCGATCCGACCGAAAGCCGGGAGCTGACCGAATCTTTGAAATTGATCGTCTACGTCGATGGCCGTCTGGCACCTGAGGAAGCGCAATTACTGGCTCAGCTCAGCCACGCCCTCGAAGCGAGCGAACCGCCGTCGCTGCTCGCCCGCCTCAAGCTCTGGCTGAAGCGGCTCACCGGCAGGCCCGACTAG
- a CDS encoding TldD/PmbA family protein, producing MDPQQLLELAQAAGAEAAEVYQSSGFGRSANFEANRLKQIESGDEQGVALRVWRAGKPGLAVARGPVDGALLVEKALALSAFGLPEEPALTTEAVAVTDAVSEAVPIERLIAWGCEAIDQIRTAFPEVLCSCTMSDETGSVRLINTGGLDLHYASSSRSGFVGAEWVRGEDFLQVYDGQTVLGEPEPAAIAEPVRRRLEWARKNSATLKRAVPVLFTAKAASVLLGSVIAALSGRQVYQQASPWTQRRGEVVLSPLLNLHQDPHLAPYITPFDDEGTATRALNFVQGGRLETFYADRRTAHRLGLSPAGNGLRPDLGSYPQPGLFNLIVEPGSGSWQDLVGSLKDGIIVDQVLGGGAGLSGEFSVNIDLGFRVRRGEITGRIKDTMVAGNAYALLNRLAALGSERSWEGNLLTPALLVESLAVTGRGD from the coding sequence ATGGATCCCCAACAATTGCTCGAACTGGCCCAGGCAGCCGGGGCCGAGGCCGCCGAAGTCTATCAATCCAGCGGTTTTGGGCGGTCGGCCAACTTTGAAGCCAACCGCCTCAAGCAGATCGAATCCGGCGACGAGCAGGGCGTTGCTCTACGGGTCTGGCGAGCAGGAAAACCGGGTCTGGCGGTGGCGCGGGGTCCGGTAGACGGCGCGCTTCTGGTCGAAAAAGCGCTCGCCCTGAGTGCCTTCGGCCTGCCGGAGGAGCCGGCTCTGACGACAGAAGCGGTGGCTGTGACCGACGCGGTTTCGGAGGCGGTGCCCATCGAGCGACTGATCGCCTGGGGCTGTGAGGCGATCGACCAGATTCGCACGGCTTTCCCGGAGGTTCTCTGCAGCTGCACGATGAGCGACGAGACTGGCTCGGTGCGGCTCATCAACACGGGAGGACTCGACCTCCACTACGCCAGTTCCAGCCGCAGTGGCTTTGTTGGGGCGGAGTGGGTACGCGGCGAAGATTTTTTGCAGGTCTACGACGGTCAGACGGTGCTCGGGGAACCCGAACCGGCGGCGATCGCCGAACCTGTGCGGCGGCGGCTGGAGTGGGCGCGCAAAAATAGCGCTACCCTCAAGCGGGCCGTGCCGGTGTTATTTACCGCCAAGGCGGCGAGCGTGCTTCTAGGCTCTGTGATAGCGGCACTGAGTGGCCGCCAGGTCTATCAGCAGGCGTCACCCTGGACCCAGCGCCGGGGAGAGGTTGTGCTCTCGCCCCTGTTGAACCTGCATCAAGATCCCCATCTCGCTCCCTACATCACCCCCTTCGACGACGAGGGCACCGCCACCCGTGCCCTGAACTTTGTGCAGGGGGGCAGGCTCGAAACTTTTTATGCCGACCGGCGCACCGCTCACCGACTCGGTCTATCGCCTGCGGGCAACGGCCTGCGCCCGGATCTGGGCAGCTATCCCCAGCCGGGACTGTTCAACTTGATCGTCGAGCCGGGTTCTGGCTCCTGGCAGGACCTCGTGGGCTCGCTCAAAGACGGGATCATCGTCGATCAGGTTCTGGGGGGCGGAGCCGGACTGTCGGGAGAATTTTCGGTCAACATCGACCTTGGCTTTCGCGTCCGTCGGGGCGAAATTACAGGCCGCATCAAGGACACGATGGTGGCAGGCAACGCCTACGCACTGCTCAACCGCCTCGCAGCCCTGGGTAGCGAGCGCTCCTGGGAAGGCAATCTGCTCACCCCGGCCCTGTTGGTCGAGTCGCTGGCGGTTACCGGCAGGGGCGACTAG
- a CDS encoding carboxypeptidase-like regulatory domain-containing protein: MRGSLLWLCLVAYAAPLAAWSAPETTVPASRPQPEAKKPAAAVAAPRPKIAPQQSVGPQVKSPPPKAASAPNKPLLVPKNKPTVTFAVVKTAPAFVVPVKVAPGTAFTAKPLAAPAPVRRKPSPAPVAAHPLKGAPSPVRPEPVTRTGKPIQTKLDATVVSPSLALLLGQIRDEQGNPVAGATVSLGKKFARTDASGSYVIENLTPGRWEVKVQHNAYTEKTTRIWLVEGLKTNLSLALVRPVTRQPPSRVGLIGVGSLPATDTLAQRLAEDLVRTGAFPQGGPLAFIKRDEVMPAVRKLDHPLFEILDHDRPNVALVKDFFDYLGLSALVVSRVDLLTRNEGDATQLNTHSRVELWQIKDNRVDIRTLADAGRSERQDGNLNKAETDQLYAVQITRQAEEYQKRWERDSPLTALVKTLPQTGSTPQTTTKVEILPTTKGQPQPKSAPTPPPKP, translated from the coding sequence ATGCGCGGCTCCCTTCTCTGGCTTTGTCTGGTAGCCTACGCCGCTCCCCTGGCAGCCTGGAGCGCTCCCGAAACCACCGTCCCCGCTTCGCGCCCCCAACCAGAAGCAAAAAAGCCAGCGGCGGCTGTGGCCGCTCCCAGGCCAAAGATTGCGCCCCAGCAATCGGTTGGCCCACAGGTGAAGTCCCCGCCCCCCAAAGCGGCCTCGGCCCCGAACAAACCTCTGCTGGTGCCCAAAAATAAGCCGACCGTCACTTTTGCGGTGGTCAAGACGGCACCGGCCTTCGTCGTACCGGTGAAGGTGGCACCCGGAACCGCTTTTACAGCGAAGCCCCTTGCAGCCCCGGCCCCGGTCAGGCGCAAGCCGTCGCCCGCCCCGGTCGCTGCGCACCCACTCAAAGGTGCGCCGTCGCCGGTCCGGCCCGAACCTGTCACCAGGACCGGCAAGCCCATCCAGACAAAGCTCGATGCGACGGTGGTGAGCCCCAGCCTGGCTCTGCTGCTCGGCCAGATCCGCGACGAGCAGGGCAACCCGGTTGCAGGCGCAACGGTCAGCCTCGGCAAAAAATTTGCCCGCACCGACGCGAGCGGCAGCTACGTGATCGAAAATCTTACCCCCGGTCGCTGGGAGGTCAAGGTTCAGCACAACGCCTACACCGAGAAGACGACCCGCATCTGGCTGGTAGAAGGGCTAAAGACGAATCTCTCGCTCGCTCTGGTTCGCCCCGTCACCCGACAGCCGCCCAGCCGCGTCGGCCTCATCGGGGTGGGTTCGCTACCGGCCACCGACACCCTCGCTCAGCGGCTCGCCGAAGATCTGGTCCGCACCGGTGCCTTTCCCCAGGGCGGCCCCCTCGCCTTTATCAAGCGCGACGAGGTGATGCCCGCCGTGCGCAAGCTCGACCATCCGCTCTTTGAGATCCTCGATCACGACCGGCCAAATGTTGCCCTCGTCAAGGATTTCTTTGATTACCTGGGTTTGTCGGCGCTGGTGGTCTCCCGCGTCGATCTGCTCACCCGCAACGAGGGCGACGCCACCCAGCTCAATACCCACAGCCGGGTCGAACTCTGGCAGATCAAAGACAACCGCGTCGATATCCGCACCCTGGCCGATGCGGGGCGCTCCGAGCGCCAGGACGGCAATCTCAACAAGGCCGAGACCGACCAGCTCTACGCCGTCCAGATCACCCGCCAGGCCGAGGAATATCAAAAGCGCTGGGAGCGCGACAGCCCGCTCACCGCTCTGGTCAAGACCCTCCCCCAGACGGGCTCGACGCCGCAGACGACCACCAAAGTCGAGATCTTGCCCACCACCAAGGGCCAGCCGCAGCCGAAGTCGGCCCCAACCCCGCCTCCCAAGCCCTAG
- the sfsA gene encoding DNA/RNA nuclease SfsA — protein sequence MSVSTVLFEYPPLVAGILRRRYKRFFAEVELADGQLVTAHCPNTGPMRVISTPGSRVYLSRATAVARKLAYTWEMIDVEGVWVGVNTAMPNRIVYEGLRRCLFSELGDYTAIRREVPYGSENSRVDFLLDGSAPLYLEIKSTTLHRGRLALFPDTVTTRGQKHLRELTRLCEQGSRAAILYFINRSDCTAFSPCDEFDPLYGELLRIGIERGLQVLPYRFEITPETVRFLGLASIVLA from the coding sequence ATGAGCGTGAGCACCGTTCTGTTTGAGTATCCGCCGCTGGTGGCGGGCATCCTGCGCCGCCGCTACAAGCGCTTTTTTGCCGAGGTCGAACTCGCCGATGGGCAGCTTGTCACCGCCCACTGTCCGAATACTGGTCCCATGCGGGTGATCAGCACTCCCGGAAGCCGAGTTTACCTGTCGCGAGCCACAGCGGTGGCCCGCAAGCTCGCCTACACCTGGGAGATGATCGATGTGGAGGGCGTCTGGGTTGGGGTAAATACGGCGATGCCCAACCGGATCGTCTATGAGGGGCTGCGCCGGTGCCTCTTCTCGGAACTGGGCGACTACACGGCGATCCGGCGGGAGGTGCCCTACGGCAGCGAAAATAGCCGCGTCGATTTTTTGCTGGATGGCAGCGCGCCTTTGTACCTTGAGATCAAGAGCACGACGCTCCACCGGGGGCGTCTGGCGCTTTTTCCGGACACGGTCACCACCCGTGGCCAGAAGCACCTGCGCGAACTGACCCGCCTGTGCGAACAGGGCAGCCGGGCTGCCATCCTCTACTTCATCAACCGCTCCGACTGCACGGCCTTCAGCCCCTGCGACGAGTTCGATCCGCTGTACGGCGAGCTGTTGCGCATCGGTATCGAACGCGGCCTGCAGGTGCTGCCTTACCGCTTCGAGATCACCCCCGAAACGGTCCGCTTTTTGGGCCTCGCTTCGATCGTGCTTGCCTGA
- a CDS encoding MBL fold metallo-hydrolase, whose product MTTREIFGDLLSFKPNRHTLGGTSYLLVATAANGLGCNWLVDCPAWSEVNRLQIEQAGGIGAVFVTHRGAIGELEAFCRHFQVAAWIQEQEAYLLLARELTVHTFAERTQLDTGLTALWTPGHSPGSSCLLWQAHGGVLFSGRHLLPDGRGNVGPVQTAKTFHWPRQLASAERLGPLNYRHVCPGAAVGLLRGQSTIVVDEREHRSV is encoded by the coding sequence ATGACCACGCGAGAAATCTTTGGCGACCTGCTGAGCTTCAAGCCGAACCGCCACACCCTGGGCGGCACCAGCTATCTGCTTGTCGCCACAGCGGCCAATGGCCTTGGCTGCAACTGGCTGGTCGATTGTCCGGCCTGGAGCGAGGTGAACCGCCTGCAGATCGAGCAGGCGGGCGGCATCGGTGCGGTCTTTGTCACCCATCGCGGTGCGATCGGTGAATTAGAAGCGTTCTGTCGGCACTTTCAGGTGGCTGCCTGGATCCAGGAGCAGGAAGCCTACTTGCTGCTGGCGCGCGAGTTGACAGTCCACACTTTTGCTGAAAGGACCCAGCTGGACACGGGTCTTACCGCCCTCTGGACGCCGGGGCACTCGCCCGGCTCCAGTTGCCTGTTGTGGCAGGCCCACGGCGGGGTGCTCTTCAGTGGGCGGCATCTGCTGCCGGATGGGCGGGGCAACGTGGGGCCGGTGCAGACGGCAAAAACCTTTCACTGGCCCCGGCAGCTCGCGAGTGCCGAGCGGCTGGGGCCGCTAAATTACCGCCACGTCTGTCCGGGGGCCGCCGTTGGTCTGCTGCGCGGCCAGTCAACGATCGTCGTCGATGAGCGTGAGCACCGTTCTGTTTGA
- a CDS encoding GNAT family N-acetyltransferase: MNIHLRPARQADVPLIFALIAELADYEKLSHALIGSEQLLAAHLFGPTPFARVILAEVEAQTAGFALYFFNYSTFLTRPGIYLEDLYVRADWRGCGVGTALLRHLAHEAVAAGCGRIEWSVLDWNATAIRFYQKIGAVILDDWRQCRLSGEALLQLAEVEIR; the protein is encoded by the coding sequence TTGAATATTCACCTGCGCCCGGCCCGGCAAGCGGATGTGCCCCTTATCTTTGCCCTGATCGCTGAGCTGGCCGATTACGAAAAATTGTCCCACGCCCTGATAGGCAGCGAGCAGCTTCTAGCAGCGCACCTGTTTGGCCCGACGCCCTTTGCCCGCGTCATCCTCGCTGAAGTCGAAGCGCAGACCGCTGGTTTTGCCCTGTACTTTTTTAACTACTCGACATTTTTGACCCGGCCTGGGATCTACCTCGAAGATCTCTATGTGCGGGCGGACTGGCGCGGGTGCGGCGTCGGCACAGCCCTTCTAAGGCACCTGGCCCACGAGGCGGTCGCCGCCGGGTGTGGCCGCATCGAGTGGAGTGTGCTCGATTGGAACGCAACTGCCATCCGCTTTTATCAAAAAATCGGAGCAGTGATTCTCGATGATTGGCGTCAGTGCCGCCTGAGCGGCGAGGCGCTCCTGCAGCTGGCAGAAGTGGAGATCCGTTAG
- a CDS encoding anti-sigma factor family protein, translated as MDPQRDELLSAYLDGELPGEQRRQLEQWLDNDPDARRYLNGLQRLRVPSDASRLAEPPPLLHDQVFSKIDAQNRLFGGSLATVAAVLVAAVGYWWHTAELPGPSGPDLEVAVAPDVAVPTGGIPRAQFIAATARSYVLEDRTSEDAYNILLERDEWPSPAGR; from the coding sequence ATGGACCCGCAACGCGACGAATTACTGAGTGCCTATCTAGATGGCGAGCTGCCGGGCGAACAAAGACGGCAGTTAGAACAGTGGCTCGACAACGATCCAGATGCGCGCCGGTACCTGAACGGTCTGCAAAGGCTGCGCGTCCCCAGCGATGCATCCAGGCTGGCCGAGCCGCCGCCGCTGCTCCACGATCAGGTCTTCAGCAAGATAGACGCGCAGAACCGACTTTTTGGCGGTTCGCTCGCGACAGTTGCGGCGGTGCTGGTGGCGGCAGTGGGCTACTGGTGGCATACGGCTGAGCTGCCAGGCCCGTCCGGGCCCGACCTCGAAGTGGCGGTTGCCCCCGATGTCGCGGTACCGACCGGCGGCATTCCCAGAGCCCAATTCATCGCGGCGACGGCGCGCAGCTACGTCCTCGAGGACCGGACTTCCGAGGATGCCTACAACATTCTTTTAGAACGCGACGAGTGGCCGTCGCCTGCCGGTCGCTGA
- a CDS encoding sigma-70 family RNA polymerase sigma factor, giving the protein MDNSLPLSWPLVSAAKEPPLPPARLSNQELVVRCQQGFSPDRTAFAELMRRHQPHIDRLLYHLAPDWQDRSDLAQEVWIRIYRYVKRLKEPEKFRSWAGRIATNLFYDELRRRRRGAAPLSLDAPIQTHDGELDWELAAPSPGPDENLVTCEFYDQLRRAITELPETFRTTIVLREIEGMAYEEIAETLGISVGTVKSRIARARRRLQTQLGAYL; this is encoded by the coding sequence ATGGATAACAGTCTGCCACTCTCCTGGCCACTCGTCTCCGCCGCCAAGGAACCGCCGCTTCCGCCTGCCAGGCTCAGCAATCAAGAACTGGTCGTGCGCTGTCAGCAGGGCTTTAGCCCCGATCGCACCGCCTTTGCCGAACTGATGCGCCGCCATCAGCCCCACATCGACCGGCTCCTCTATCACCTCGCTCCTGACTGGCAGGACCGCTCAGATCTCGCTCAAGAAGTCTGGATTCGGATCTATCGCTACGTCAAGCGCCTCAAAGAACCCGAAAAATTCCGCTCCTGGGCGGGCCGGATCGCCACCAACCTGTTCTACGACGAATTGCGGCGACGGCGGCGCGGTGCCGCTCCTCTATCGCTCGATGCACCGATCCAGACCCACGACGGTGAACTGGACTGGGAGTTGGCTGCCCCATCTCCAGGACCGGATGAGAATCTGGTAACGTGTGAATTCTACGACCAGCTGCGCCGGGCGATTACCGAGCTGCCGGAGACTTTTCGCACCACAATCGTGCTGCGCGAGATCGAAGGGATGGCCTACGAGGAGATCGCCGAAACTCTGGGCATCTCGGTCGGTACTGTCAAATCCCGCATCGCCCGCGCCCGCCGCCGCCTGCAAACGCAGTTGGGCGCGTATCTCTAG
- a CDS encoding PAM68 family protein: MGRKSRTKREAALAGKTPAPVTPLIKNTGTGKDKLIIPKEINGRFLARILMFSGLPFALALLTEVIGATLIRSGLPVPNVVVLLVNLLFFGISVLGITYAILSTSWDPAVKGSLLGIKEFKQNGKRILSALQDEGQKRRMEQKS; this comes from the coding sequence ATGGGCAGAAAAAGCCGCACCAAGCGGGAGGCGGCCCTCGCAGGCAAGACACCTGCACCGGTTACCCCCCTTATCAAAAATACGGGCACAGGCAAGGACAAGCTGATCATCCCGAAGGAGATCAACGGTCGGTTTCTGGCCCGCATCTTGATGTTCTCGGGCCTGCCTTTTGCCCTCGCGCTGCTTACCGAGGTCATCGGAGCGACCTTGATCCGCTCCGGTCTGCCGGTGCCAAACGTCGTGGTCTTGCTGGTCAATCTGCTCTTTTTTGGCATCAGCGTGCTGGGGATCACCTACGCTATCCTCTCCACCTCCTGGGATCCAGCCGTCAAGGGCAGTCTGCTCGGCATCAAAGAATTCAAACAAAACGGCAAGCGCATCCTCTCTGCCCTGCAGGATGAAGGCCAGAAGCGTCGCATGGAGCAAAAATCTTGA